In Epinephelus fuscoguttatus linkage group LG15, E.fuscoguttatus.final_Chr_v1, a genomic segment contains:
- the gadd45aa gene encoding growth arrest and DNA-damage-inducible, alpha, a, with translation MYHCSLCPKVDLDFMYNMTFEELSGDYSQERMDSVAKALEEVLTSALPQGCITVGVYEAAKSLNVDPDNVVLCILATDDEDVKDVALQIHFTLIQAFCCENDINILRVNNTRRLAEILGSGGKQSGGEPMDLHCVLVTSPHSTSWKDPALSKVNRFCRESRCMDQWVPIINLPER, from the exons ATGTACCACTGCTCCCTTTGCCCTAAAGTGGATTTGGATTTTATGTACAACATGACATTTGAGGAACTAAGTGGGGATTATTCTCAGGAAAG AATGGATTCCGTGGCGAAAGCTTTGGAAGAAGTCCTCACATCTGCCTTACCACAAGGCTGCATCACAGTGGGAGTCTACGAGGCTGCCAAGTCACTTAATGT GGACCCTGATAATGTGGTCTTGTGCATCCTCGCCACTGATGACGAAGATGTCAAAGATGTGGCCCTGCAGATCCACTTCACCCTCATTCAAGCTTTCTGCTGTGAGAATGACATCAACATCCTGAGAGTCAACAACACCCGGCGCCTGGCTGAAATACTGGGCAGCGGAGGCAAACAGAGCGGGGGTGAACCTATGGACCTGCACTGTGTCCTGGTGACT AGCCCACATTCCACATCATGGAAAGATCCTGCTTTGAGCAAAGTGAACCGATTCTGCAGAGAGAGTCGCTGTATGGACCAGTGGGTGCCCATCATCAACCTGCCCGAACGATGA
- the LOC125902022 gene encoding sodium- and chloride-dependent GABA transporter 2-like, which yields MEPAGHPEKSLMKDDNNQNHVPAKCDKRGQWANKREFILTVMGQIVGLGNVWRFPYLCFKNGGGAFLVPYVLFLLTCGIPLFFLEVSLGQLTGQGGITCWRKICPLFEGLGYGNQVVMFYSGSYYIIILAWALLYLFSSFHTVLPWASCNNTWNTENCIDCRQNDSVHGQINENATSSVEEFWQRRVLGLSGGIEEMGSIRWDLAGYLLLSWIICYFCLWKGVKTSGKVVYFTAIFPYVMLIVLLIRGLTLPGAVDGIRFYLFPDPTRLTDPQVWLDAGSQILYSCGVCFGSLSALGSYNKYNNNCYKDTFVLCTLNSLTSFVAGFAVFSVLGFMSYELGVDISVVAESGPGLAFIAYPRAIAMIPLPQLWSVFFFMMIIFLGLDTEFVCLEALVTAISDLYPSFFYTGHRRKLLLLVICGVSLIIGLLMVTEGGLYVFLLFDHYACSGIPIVFFAILESICVGWIFGADRYYNKIKEMIGYYPSSYMKYCWRFFTPSACSGILSLFLIKFSLLKYNNTYQYPWWGYAIGILLAFSSALLAPLWFLYSMAVTPGTLRQRLKTLCTPAADLCNAPLKKTLHPETPLSDTELHDLTEKP from the exons ATGGAGCCAGCAGGTCACCCAGAGAAGAGTCTGATGAAAGATGACAACAATCAAAATCATGTTCCAGCAAAGTGTGACAAGAGAGGGCAGTGGGCCAACAAGAGGGAGTTCATATTGACAGTAATGGGACAAATCGTTGGTCTGGGCAATGTTTGGAGATTTCCATATCTTTGCTTCAAAAATGGAGGAG GAGCTTTCTTGGTTCCTTATGTTTTGTTCCTGCTCACCTGTGGGATCCCCCTCTTCTTTCTGGAGGTCTCTCTGGGACAGTTAACTGGTCAGGGTGGAATCACCTGTTGGAGGAAAATATGTCCTTTATTTGAAG GTTTAGGCTATGGCAATCAAGTGGTGATGTTTTACAGTGGAAGTTATTATATCATCATTCTTGCATGGGCCCTCCTCtacctcttctcctccttccacACTGTGCTCCCCTGGGCCAGCTGCAACAACACCTGGAACACAG AGAACTGCATTGATTGCAGACAGAATGATTCAGTTCATGGCCAGATCAATGAAAATGCAACATCTTCAGTTGAAGAATTCTGGCA GAGGAGAGTTCTGGGTTTGTCTGGAGGGATTGAGGAGATGGGTAGTATCCGCTGGGACCTAGCTGGATACCTTCTGCTGAGTTGGATCATCTGTTACTTCTGTCTCTGGAAAGGAGTCAAGACATCAGGAAAG GTTGTCTACTTCACGGCCATTTTTCCCTATGTGATGTTGATTGTGTTGCTGATCCGCGGTCTGACACTGCCAGGAGCTGTAGATGGAATTCGATTTTACCTTTTTCCTGATCCAACCCGTCTGACTGATCCTCAG GTGTGGTTGGATGCTGGGAGCCAGATATTATACTCTTGTGGTGTGTGCTTTGGCTCTTTGTCAGCTTTGGGAAGctacaacaaatacaacaacaactgcTACAA agaCACTTTTGTCCTGTGCACACTAAACAGTCTAACCAGCTTTGTTGCGGGCTTTGCGGTCTTCTCTGTCCTCGGCTTCATGTCCTATGAGTTGGGTGTTGACATCTCAGTGGTGGCTGAATCAG GTCCTGGACTGGCATTCATCGCCTACCCTCGGGCCATAGCCATGATACCTTTACCCCAACTCTGgtctgtcttcttcttcatgATGATAATCTTCCTTGGACTGGACACTGAG tttgtgtgtttggaaGCCTTGGTGACAGCCATATCAGACTTGTATCCATCCTTCTTTTACACTGGTCATCGACGTAAACTGCTTCTGCTGGTCATTTGTGGTGTATCTTTGATCATTGGCCTGTTGATGGTGACTGAA GGAGGACTTTATGTTTTTCTGCTGTTCGACCACTATGCTTGCAGTGGAATACCAATTGTGTTTTTCGCCATTTTGGAATCCATCTGTGTGGGATGGATATTTG GTGCTGATCGttattacaacaaaataaaagaaatgattGGCTACTACCCCTCATCGTATATGAAATATTGTTGGAGGTTCTTCACACCATCTGCCTGTTCT GGAATTTTGTCCCTCTTTCTGATCAAGTTCAGTCTGCTGAAATACAACAACACCTATCAGTACCCCTGGTGGGGCTATGCCATTGGGATACTTCTTGCTTTCTCTTCAGCTCTGCTTGCTCCTCTGTGGTTTCTCTACAGTATGGCAGTAACCCCAGGAACACTGAGACAG agactgaaaactttatgcACTCCAGCAGCTGACCTGTGTAACGCTCCACTAAAGAAGACTCTTCACCCTGAAACACCTCTGTCTGATACAGAGCTGCATGATTTAACTGAAAAACCTTAA